In Mycobacterium branderi, the DNA window GACGTTCGCGGTGCTCGACATGACACCTGAGCCCTACGCGGCCACTCCGGTGCTCACCGCCCGCGTCGGGGTCGCTGCGAACGGCGAAGACCCGATCCACGCGATCGCGCTGCGCTGCCAGGTCCGTATCGAACCCCTGCGACGCGGCTACTCCGACGACGAAGTTCCCGGATTGCTGGACTTGTTCGGGCCTCGCGAACGCTGGGCGTCCACCCAGCGCACGTTCCTTTGGCAGCACTGCACCACGTTGGTGCCGGGGTTCACCGGAACCACCCAGGTGGACCTGCCACTTGCCGCCACCTACGATTTCGAGGTTGCCGCCGCCAAGTACCTGCACGCCCTTCGAGACGGCTCGGTCCCTCTCCAATTCCTGTTCAGCGGAACTATTTTCGCCAAGTCCGAGCGCGGGTTCTCGGTCCAGCAGGTGTCGTGGAACTGCGAGGATCGCTACAACATGCCCGTGACGGTCTGGCGTGACCTGATGGCCCAGCACTACCCGAATACCGGCTGGGTGCGGCTGAGCCACGACACCGTGGAGGCGCTGGCCGCATACAAGTCGGCCCATGGGCTGCTGGGCTTCGACGAGGCGATCACCACGCTGCTGACCGCTGCGTCCGAGCGCGAGGCGGCCCGATGACCGCGGGTTGGGATCGGGTCCGCGCCGTGGCCGACGCGGTGCTGTACGAGGGCTACCTGCTCTACCCCTACCGCGGAACGTCGAGCAGAAACCAATCCCGTTGGCAGTTCGGCGTTCTGGGGCCGACGGGCGCCGCGGATGCAGGCTACGGCGAAGAGGACAGCCTGGCCGCGCAGTTCGTGGTCGACGGAGCCCAAGCGATCAACCTGGTGGTGAGGTTCCTGCATTTGCAGCACCGCCGGGCCGAACGCGATCTCGGTGGGCGCTTCGAACCCGTCGACGAACTGACCACCGCGACCGGCTCGTGGCTGACCTGGGACGAAGCCGTGGAGTGCGAACGACAGTTCGGCCCTTTGACATTCGACGATCCGGCCCAACCGTGGACGTTGCCGGTCACCGCGCCCGCGGCCACCGACATCGAACCCGTCGAGGGCGGCCGGCTGGTCCGCTGCCGCCAGGAGCTACACGCCTCGGTGACCGTCGATATCGAACCCGACGGTGTGCTGGACCGCGTCTCGGTGCGCGTCCGCAACACCGGCGCGCCGGCGGTCGACAAAGACTCAGCCGTTGCTCGATCGCTGATCGGCACCCACGTCATTGCCGAAGCCGTTGGTGGCCAATTCGTCTCGCTGATCGATCCACCGCCCGCCGCGGCCGAAGCGGTGTCCCGGTGCCGCCAACATCGCTGCTTCCCGGTACTGGCCGGGCCACCCGGTGCCCACGATCTGCTGCTGATCTCGCCGATCATCCTCTACGACTACCCCGAGATCGCCGAGCAGAGCGCGACCGCGCTGTATGACTGCACGGAAATCGACGAACTGCTGACCCTGCGCGTGCTGACAATGACAGATGAGGAGAAGGCGCAAGCCCGGGCCACCGATCCGCGGGCCGCGCAGATCATCGACCGTTGCGACTCCATGTCACCGCAGGAGATGGCGCGCCTGCACGGAGTGCTGCGCGACCCCCACCGGGCCGCCGGCCTCATTCCGGAGATACCCGAGGGCACCGATTGGTGGGATCCGTTGGCCGACACCGCGGTCCGCCCCGGCGTCGATGCCGTCCTGGTGAACGGCGTTCGGGTCGCACGCGGCAGCCGGGTCCGGCTGCACCCGGGCCGCCGCGCCGACGCGCAAGACCTGTTTTTGGCCGGCAGGACCGCGCACGTCACATCGGTGCACGAGGACGTCGACGGCAACCGGCACGTCGGGGTTGTCGTC includes these proteins:
- a CDS encoding DUF6084 family protein — encoded protein: MTGQPDVTFAVLDMTPEPYAATPVLTARVGVAANGEDPIHAIALRCQVRIEPLRRGYSDDEVPGLLDLFGPRERWASTQRTFLWQHCTTLVPGFTGTTQVDLPLAATYDFEVAAAKYLHALRDGSVPLQFLFSGTIFAKSERGFSVQQVSWNCEDRYNMPVTVWRDLMAQHYPNTGWVRLSHDTVEALAAYKSAHGLLGFDEAITTLLTAASEREAAR